Genomic window (Neorhizobium galegae bv. orientalis str. HAMBI 540):
GTGATCCAACGATACGGGATCTACAATCTCTATACCGGCCGTGGCGTCATCAAAGGCTTGCTGCCGCATGGGCCACATAACCTGAGGGATATTCTCGCAACCCACATTCTTAAGCAGACCGGCTCCTATGAACAGGGCGAGCTACGCCATCCAGCATACGCCGGATGTCGTGCAACAGCACTACGGTCGCTTCCTACCGCAGGATAAAGCGGCATTGGCGGCTAAAATGCTCAACCAAGTCTGGGAGGCTGCATAACCAGTCGCATCGACTGTTGATCTCTGGCTTAGATGAGGATGTTGGAAATGGGAGCGTCGGCAATGCGACGATGCCGATCAAACGGTATCAACTCCCTTTCCCTTTCACCTGACATCAGTTGTTACCATATTACATAATATGGTAACAACCCTGAGGTTACTCATGAAGTCGATTGATCTCGTGTACCAGACCATGCTTGCAGAATTGGGGCAGCGTGCAATGGATGCAGCATGGACCGCCGATTTTCCATCCGAGGGGCGTTTCGTCAAGGCAGCCGTAAAGGGCAATCGGTACTGGTATTTTGATATATCGGACGAAGCCGGCGGCAAGAAACGTCGCTACGTCGGTCCGGTCGATGATCCTGAGATCTCTCAGCGAGTTGAAACATTCAAACGCGAAAAGGATGATTATCGCGCTCGCAGGCGCATGGTCTTATCTCTTACCCGCGAAGGCGGCATGATTGCATCAGATCCAATGTCAGGCGCCATTGTCGAAGCGTTGGCAGCGGGGGGACTATTCCGGCTTCGCGGCGTCTTGATCGGCACCGTGGCGTTCCAAACATATGCCGGCATCCTCGGTGTTCGACTTCCTGCTGCGGCGCTTTTGACAGGGGATGCGGACATTGCCCAGGACTATGCGATCTCCCGCGAGGTGGAAGACACCTTACCCCCCATATTGGAGTTACTGCAGGCCGTGGATGAAACCTTCCGGCCAGTGCCCCATCGATCAGGCGCAGCAGCTTCTTCGGCATTTCAAAACGCCAAAGGATATAGGGTCGAATTCCTGAGATCTAATAGAGGAAGCGACGACTATATCGATCAACCCGCTCGCATGCCTGCCCTCGGCGGTGCAAGCGCCGATCCACTCCGCTTCCTGGACTTCCTCATCCGCGATCCAACAAGAACGATGCTTCTGCACAAGGGCGGCATCGTCGTGACTGTTCCCGATCCGTCACGGTATGCTGTCCATAAGCTCATCGTCGCATCTCGACGTCGCAACGACGGCCAAAGCGCCGTAAAGCGCGACAAAGATATTCGACAGTCCTCGCTCCTGTTTGAAGCGCTCGATCAGACACGACGGCATGCAGATCTCGCCCTTGCCTACACCGAGGCATGGGAGCGGGGTCCAGCTTGGCAGGATGGCATTCGCTTCGGGGCGGCCATGCTCAATGAAGCCGAAAAGGAGAGGCTCCGAGATTCGCTTCGACTGGGAGCACAGCAAATCGGTGAGACTGTCACCATGCCATTCTCATGAAACAATAGAAAGAGTTGGGTGGGCAAACTGACCAAGCCGCACTCGAACGTACCTCGCGTCATCTGGATCGAGAATGTCCTTATAGGTTGCAGCCCGCGGCGATATGGTTCCGCATAGGTCTGCATGTTGGAGGGGCAGTTCTCAGTGGCAATCGACACCTGGCGTGGTCGAAAGACTTCTTCATGTTTCGCAGGCTTGTCAAAAGCCCGAGGGAGAACCTCCGGGGGCAATGGGGGCGAAGCAAGGTTTCCTGCGGATTGGAGGGTCCTTACCGACGCTCCGGTCCTTCCCCGTCAGTACCATCCTTCAAAACATCACCTTGTCGCGCATGGCCGGATGGCGCGCTTATCCGGTGATGCCCATCTCGCGAAGCCTGCCCTGCGGCATGAATTTGCACAGGGTCGGTGGAGGGAAACCACCTCCTGGACCGGCACTGGCCTGCCGGTCTGACCTCCTGGAGGTACCCCTCAGGCCCCCCGAGAGCTGCACCGTCCTTATCCCCTGTCACGGAACGCACTCTCGGGGTCGAAACGACGACAGCCAGCATCGATGAACGGCATCGGCCGATCGGGATATGGCTTGTTCAAATTTGACGGTGCCGACCTGTTGCCGCCATCGGAACCGTCAAAGCCAGCCCTTGCCTTGTGTGGACAGGGGCCGACAACGAGTTTGCTCCAAGAAAAACGCCGTCTACCGCAACAATGCCGGCGTCGTGGCAACATACCGCCCTCGTCAGGGATCGCGTTGCGCGTCGGTAATCCGCTCGCGGGCACGCACCAGATGGTAGCGCATATAGAGCGCCGCGTGCTCCCCGTTTCTCGCCCGGATCGCTTCGACGATCTGCTGGTGCTCGCGCAGCACGGCGATCCGTCGCTCGTCCGAGCCCAGTTTCGTCAGGTTGAGCGCCACGCCCATAGAGCCGCTGATCTCTCCGCGCAGGTGCTCGAAGAGCGATACGAACAGGTCGTTGCCGCTCGCGACGGCGACCTCGCGATGAAAATTGAAATCCGCCTCGCTGGGAGACTGGCCGTTCATGATTTTTTCGCGCAACAGCTCGTTGGCTTCGTCGAGATTGTGAAGGTTCTGGCTGGAGCGGCGCTCCGCCGCCAGCGACGCTGCCGCAGCCTCCAGCGCGAAACGAACCTCGAAGGACTTCAGATAACCCGCGACATTGGACGGCAGTACGAAGCGGGTGATGGCCGAGGGCGGCACGGCGCGCACGAATGTGCCGGAACCGCGCCGCGAATAGACAAGGCCATCAGCCTGCAACCGGATCAAGGCCTGGCGAACCACCGGGCGCGATACGGAAAAAGCAGAGCAGATATCGTTCTCCGCCGGCAGCCGATCGCCTTCCTTGAAGGCGCCATTCAGAATCTGCTCGAGGATCTGGCCGTATAGTTTGTCCGCCAGCCTCTCCTTGCGCGGCGGCGTCAATTGCAGTTCCGCCATTCAACGTCTCCCCTTAGCTCCCAAAACTCTCGTCCCGGCGGCCCTCCCGGCGCGCGATATGACAGTACCGACCATAGCTCGAGCCCGCATATCCATCGATAGGCACAATTTCAAAGATGTCATCAAAAATTACTTCTTTTGCGGCTTTTTTTACAAAATTTGAAATGAGAGTTGACAACTTAGGTGACCGTGTTAGCGTATTCGAAATTGTCGAAGTGCATTCGGCGTCTCAGGGAGGAGATATTCAGATGCAGCACGCGGCGCGAATCGACCATCATTGCTGGCGCGGGAAACGCAGCTGAGGTCGCAAAGCCAAACTTCAACGTCATTTCTGTCGCACCCCGGGCCGTAAGCCACGAAGCTTCGGCAATGGGGAGTTTTTGCCCGCTTCAGGCATCGGTGACAGTACATTTCTTCAAGCCCGGCACGCCAGCGCGTCGGCTGGCTCATTCATGCCTTTTTCGACAGAGGAATATTGCGACCATGCGCATTACCGGCCTTCGAAGCTTTATGAGCCACGACGACAAGCGCCCCCGTGTGATCGTGGCAATCGACACGGACGAGGGCATCACCGGCTGGGGCGAGTGCTACAATCACGGTCCCGACAAGGCATTGCCGCATATCCTCGAATATTTCTACGAACAGATCAAAGGCGAGGACCCGCGACGGATCGAATTCCTGATGCTGAAGATGCAGCAGCAGGCGCGCTTTCCGGGCGGCGCGATGCATCTGGCGGCGTTCTCGGCGATAGACCATTGCCTCTGGGATATTTCCGCCAAGGCGGTGGATCTGCCGGTCTATCAACTGATCGGTGGCGCGGTCCGCGACAAGGTGCGTGTCTATCTCGGCGTGCATAATTACAAGGATGCCGAGGGCTTCCTCGACGTGATCGCCGGTCATAACGAGAAATACGGCCTCGC
Coding sequences:
- a CDS encoding FadR/GntR family transcriptional regulator translates to MAELQLTPPRKERLADKLYGQILEQILNGAFKEGDRLPAENDICSAFSVSRPVVRQALIRLQADGLVYSRRGSGTFVRAVPPSAITRFVLPSNVAGYLKSFEVRFALEAAAASLAAERRSSQNLHNLDEANELLREKIMNGQSPSEADFNFHREVAVASGNDLFVSLFEHLRGEISGSMGVALNLTKLGSDERRIAVLREHQQIVEAIRARNGEHAALYMRYHLVRARERITDAQRDP
- a CDS encoding nucleotidyltransferase family protein codes for the protein MKSIDLVYQTMLAELGQRAMDAAWTADFPSEGRFVKAAVKGNRYWYFDISDEAGGKKRRYVGPVDDPEISQRVETFKREKDDYRARRRMVLSLTREGGMIASDPMSGAIVEALAAGGLFRLRGVLIGTVAFQTYAGILGVRLPAAALLTGDADIAQDYAISREVEDTLPPILELLQAVDETFRPVPHRSGAAASSAFQNAKGYRVEFLRSNRGSDDYIDQPARMPALGGASADPLRFLDFLIRDPTRTMLLHKGGIVVTVPDPSRYAVHKLIVASRRRNDGQSAVKRDKDIRQSSLLFEALDQTRRHADLALAYTEAWERGPAWQDGIRFGAAMLNEAEKERLRDSLRLGAQQIGETVTMPFS